In a genomic window of Gossypium arboreum isolate Shixiya-1 chromosome 7, ASM2569848v2, whole genome shotgun sequence:
- the LOC108477398 gene encoding uncharacterized protein LOC108477398, whose product MLRILERVVEANAGFGGRGSVTERLRLNGAKIFRGITRVATSVAEYWMEATERIMDDLDFTDEQKLNGAMSLLRDESKYVEASYINTRRREFPNLTQGDHSVVEYEADFLRLSHYVRDTVVTEYERCVRFENSLKDNLRVLIAPQREREFAVLVEKAKITEEVKLAESQNREKRKVKRDSGSSGTGMRPSKKARSDGPVRVGPIVAPAVVAICQLCNRRHPGECWRSTGACLRYGSTEHQVKDCLLRCNQMQAPATETA is encoded by the exons ATGTTGCGAATCCTGGAGAGGGTTGTTGAGGCTAATGCTGGATTTGGAGGTCGTGGGTCAGTTACGGAACGACTCCGGTTGAATGGGGCTAAGATATTTAGGGGCATTACTAGAGTTGCTACGAGTGTGGCCgagtattggatggaggccacAGAGCGCATAATGGATGATTTGGATTTTACTGATGAGCAGAAGCTCAATGGAGCTATGTCTCTGCTTCGCGATGAG AGCAAGTATGTGGAGGCTAGTTATATCAATACTAGGAGGCGTGAGTTCCCGAATCTTACTCAGGGAGATCATTCGGTGGTCGAGTATGAGGCCGACTTTCTGAGGCTGAGCCATTATGTACGAGACACGGTGGTGACTGAGTATGAGCGCTGTGTTCGTTTTGAGAACAGCCTTAAGGATAATTTGAGGGTCCtaatagctccgcagagggagcgtgagtTTGCCGTGTTGGTCGAGAAGGCCAAGATTACGGAGGAGGTCAAGCTCGCTGAGAGCCAAAACCGTGAGAAAAGAAAGGTTAAGAGGGATTCTGGGTCTTCTGGTACTGGGATGAGGCCTAGtaaaaaggccagatctgatgggccCGTGAGAGTTGGGCCTATTGTTGCACCTGCTGTGGTGGCGATTTGTCAGCTTTGCAATAGACGCCATCCAGGCGAGTGTTGGAGGTCTACTGGAGCTTGTTTAAGGTATGGGTCGACTGAGCATCAAGTTAAAGATTGTCTACTGAGGTGTAACCAGATGCAAGCTCCGGCTACTGAGACTGCATAG